A single genomic interval of Streptomyces showdoensis harbors:
- a CDS encoding copper chaperone PCu(A)C has translation MNRRTTALSAAVALTAALVLTGCSSADADAPALKVSGAFMPQPVMDMAGGFLTITNGGDVADKLTSVTSGLSDDVTMHETKNQKMQEVKAFDIPANGELKLERGGNHIMFMELKKQPKQGEKVSIELHFEKSGPIKVDLPVEAPNHNPKQH, from the coding sequence GTGAACCGCCGCACCACCGCCCTGTCCGCCGCCGTCGCGCTCACCGCAGCGCTCGTGCTGACGGGCTGTTCGTCCGCGGACGCCGACGCGCCCGCGCTCAAGGTGAGCGGCGCGTTCATGCCGCAGCCCGTGATGGACATGGCCGGCGGCTTCCTCACCATCACCAACGGCGGCGACGTCGCCGACAAGCTCACCTCCGTCACCAGCGGTCTCTCGGACGACGTCACGATGCACGAGACGAAGAACCAGAAGATGCAGGAGGTGAAGGCCTTCGACATCCCGGCGAACGGCGAGCTCAAGCTCGAACGCGGTGGCAACCACATCATGTTCATGGAGCTGAAGAAGCAGCCGAAGCAGGGCGAGAAGGTGAGCATCGAGCTCCACTTCGAGAAGTCCGGCCCGATCAAGGTCGACCTTCCCGTCGAGGCGCCGAACCACAACCCGAAGCAGCACTGA
- a CDS encoding copper resistance CopC/CopD family protein — protein sequence MTTTAPRLGPAVTRLLLVVAALLGTLLATAGPASAHAALTGSDPQDGAVVATAPKDVNLTFSEQVAMGTDSIRVLDPSGKRVDTGEIRDMCSGSIVRYGVELLPGLPDGTYTVAWQTVSADSHPVSGAFTFSVGAPSTTTVALPEQSAGGGVVGALYGIARYLSYAGFVVLVGGGAFVLACWPRGAGVRPVQKLVVRGWLTLTGATLAMLLLRSPYTGSGKLADVFDLAGLQSVLATKTGAALSSRMLLLGAAALFVAVLFGAYARRTDEKEHKDLTFGLALGGTVVAAGIAGTWALAEHASTGLQPGIAMPVDILHLLAVAVWLGGLTTLLVALYRDPSVERSAVERYSKLAFGSVVVLVVTGIYQSWRQVGTWSAMTDTRYGQLLLVKIGLVAVLVGIAWVSRRWVRRLGDAGGTETTGTAGTAGASEPSEAADVSEPSEAAAPEDSTDSEGSERSEGSEGSGAEGSEGSEGSEGSGAEVDDARSAQLARQRAAVATARRKRERDADPERAGLRRSVLTEAAVAVVLLAVTTVLTSTEPARTEEEAGRLKASSGSSAVPNRPIDVRMPFDTGGVDGKGTVQLTLSPGRTGANALHIYVLRPNGRALDVPEVKVAFTLKEKQIGPLPVLPDRIQTGHWTATGVQLPMAGEWQMQITVRTSDIDQITIDKNVKIG from the coding sequence ATGACCACCACCGCCCCGCGCCTCGGGCCGGCCGTGACCCGGCTGCTGCTCGTCGTGGCCGCGCTCCTGGGCACGCTGCTCGCCACGGCGGGCCCCGCGTCCGCGCACGCGGCCCTGACCGGCAGCGACCCGCAGGACGGGGCGGTGGTCGCCACCGCCCCCAAGGACGTCAACCTCACCTTCTCCGAGCAGGTCGCCATGGGCACCGACTCGATCCGGGTCCTCGACCCGTCGGGGAAGCGGGTCGACACCGGAGAGATCCGCGACATGTGCAGCGGCTCGATCGTCCGCTACGGCGTCGAGCTGCTGCCCGGACTGCCCGACGGCACCTACACGGTGGCCTGGCAGACCGTCTCCGCGGACAGCCACCCGGTCTCCGGCGCCTTCACCTTCTCGGTCGGCGCCCCCTCCACGACCACGGTCGCCCTGCCCGAACAGAGCGCGGGCGGCGGGGTCGTCGGCGCCCTGTACGGGATCGCGCGCTACCTCTCGTACGCCGGTTTCGTCGTCCTCGTCGGCGGCGGCGCCTTCGTCCTGGCCTGCTGGCCGCGCGGGGCGGGCGTGCGGCCGGTGCAGAAGCTCGTGGTGCGCGGCTGGCTCACGCTGACCGGCGCCACCCTCGCGATGCTGCTGCTCCGCTCGCCGTACACCGGCTCGGGGAAGCTCGCCGACGTCTTCGACCTGGCCGGGCTGCAGTCCGTCCTGGCGACGAAGACCGGGGCGGCGCTCTCCTCGCGCATGCTGCTCCTCGGCGCGGCGGCGCTGTTCGTGGCCGTGCTGTTCGGCGCGTACGCCCGGCGCACCGACGAGAAGGAGCACAAGGACCTCACCTTCGGCCTCGCGCTCGGCGGCACCGTCGTCGCGGCCGGCATCGCCGGTACGTGGGCGCTCGCCGAGCACGCCTCGACCGGGCTGCAGCCGGGCATCGCGATGCCGGTCGACATCCTGCACCTGCTCGCGGTGGCCGTCTGGCTCGGCGGCCTGACGACGCTGCTGGTCGCGCTGTACCGGGACCCCTCGGTCGAGCGGTCCGCGGTCGAGCGGTACTCGAAGCTCGCGTTCGGCTCGGTCGTCGTCCTCGTCGTCACCGGGATCTACCAGTCCTGGCGGCAGGTCGGCACCTGGTCCGCGATGACGGACACGCGGTACGGGCAGCTGCTCCTGGTGAAGATCGGCCTGGTCGCCGTCCTCGTGGGGATCGCCTGGGTGTCGCGCCGGTGGGTGCGGCGGCTGGGGGACGCCGGGGGCACGGAGACCACCGGGACCGCCGGGACCGCCGGGGCGTCCGAGCCCTCCGAGGCGGCCGACGTGTCCGAGCCCTCCGAGGCGGCTGCTCCCGAGGACTCCACGGACTCCGAGGGCTCTGAGCGCTCCGAGGGCTCCGAGGGCTCCGGCGCCGAGGGCTCCGAGGGCTCCGAGGGCTCCGAGGGCTCCGGCGCCGAGGTCGACGACGCTCGTTCCGCGCAGCTCGCACGGCAGCGGGCCGCCGTCGCCACCGCCCGGCGCAAGCGGGAGCGGGACGCCGACCCCGAGCGGGCCGGGCTGCGCCGCTCGGTGCTGACCGAGGCCGCCGTCGCGGTCGTGCTGCTCGCCGTGACGACCGTGCTGACCTCGACCGAGCCGGCCCGTACGGAGGAGGAGGCGGGCCGCCTCAAGGCCTCGTCCGGTTCCTCCGCCGTGCCCAACCGGCCGATCGACGTCCGGATGCCCTTCGACACCGGCGGCGTGGACGGCAAGGGCACCGTGCAGCTGACCCTGTCCCCCGGGCGCACCGGCGCCAACGCGCTGCACATCTACGTGCTGCGGCCCAACGGGCGGGCCCTGGACGTACCCGAGGTGAAGGTCGCCTTCACCCTCAAGGAGAAGCAGATCGGCCCGCTGCCGGTACTGCCGGACCGGATCCAGACCGGCCACTGGACCGCCACCGGCGTCCAGCTCCCGATGGCGGGCGAGTGGCAGATGCAGATCACCGTGCGCACCTCCGACATCGACCAGATCACCATCGACAAGAACGTGAAGATCGGCTGA